The Geomonas ferrireducens genome includes a window with the following:
- a CDS encoding cytochrome c3 family protein, with protein MKVAAFVVLSLIVSAQVWGYDADSQCVVCHSDKARLKALGAESMYLDPAQVDLEVNMPGATCVDCHLGEGKEKDKEAAHRGMLRPFVVGVGPKVKGEALSRQTAGATKALLPRSSDMEALIPEGDPAKLAAAGAKAATGLHWQDRDPKTFAFSPDVARKTCGRCHEQEVKDYANSEMGLNKHQRAFRSWSEKLPGPQNCGMWFGQNYDNLKKQTAVPYSEAQNDASNRACNMCHAGCNDCHYKPHAGTGSHRFGRPDTTSCYGGGRGTICHAGPMDRRRGAGYFRGDYSFPPNLPQEAHFKAGVTCTDCHKPTNHKFGHLGSEQVRSSCKTCHAEIVKAVEASPHGKVDCAACHVTVVGAYQYTFWGPGVTFGTETPYGKHKEYYGTRDLPTIIKNADGRWIGVKPYPMAVMNQTMELAPTGLLFREIPKRQIPGNTAIGEPSSFEAVRGARDVNDAYIGVGTRGGLPSGNKAILWVQMDKMSHALGKARGCGTCHDSAVQVGKSAWNYFEKTDVKKAFKGSYTVLADKDGLRFTDQTWEKPEPAGNRKLEDFAPFTLLPMNAWDVKGIDFSLPYDKKQTDAARKELDAFLAQIANRKDAEGARLRAVAYHNLDLAKSLLKQR; from the coding sequence ATGAAAGTCGCAGCGTTCGTCGTACTGTCTCTGATCGTGTCGGCCCAGGTGTGGGGTTACGATGCGGACTCCCAGTGCGTGGTGTGTCACAGTGACAAGGCCAGGTTGAAGGCGCTGGGCGCCGAGTCGATGTACCTTGACCCGGCACAGGTTGATCTCGAGGTGAACATGCCGGGGGCTACCTGCGTGGACTGCCATTTGGGCGAGGGAAAGGAAAAGGACAAGGAAGCGGCGCATCGCGGCATGCTGCGCCCCTTCGTGGTTGGGGTGGGCCCCAAGGTCAAGGGTGAGGCGCTGTCCCGGCAGACGGCAGGGGCGACGAAGGCCCTTCTGCCGCGCTCGTCTGACATGGAAGCGTTGATCCCGGAAGGGGACCCGGCGAAACTTGCGGCTGCGGGGGCCAAAGCGGCTACGGGGCTTCACTGGCAGGACCGTGATCCAAAGACCTTCGCCTTTTCCCCGGACGTCGCGCGCAAGACCTGCGGCAGGTGCCATGAGCAGGAGGTGAAGGATTATGCAAATTCAGAGATGGGGTTGAACAAGCACCAGAGAGCGTTCCGCAGTTGGTCCGAGAAACTCCCCGGCCCGCAGAACTGCGGCATGTGGTTCGGACAGAACTACGACAACCTGAAAAAGCAGACCGCGGTCCCCTACTCCGAGGCTCAAAACGACGCATCGAACCGCGCCTGCAACATGTGCCACGCAGGGTGCAACGACTGCCACTACAAGCCGCACGCAGGCACCGGCAGCCACCGCTTCGGCCGTCCCGACACGACCAGTTGCTACGGCGGCGGTCGCGGCACCATCTGTCACGCGGGTCCCATGGACCGCAGGCGCGGCGCCGGGTATTTCCGCGGCGATTATTCCTTCCCGCCGAACCTTCCGCAGGAGGCGCACTTCAAGGCCGGCGTCACCTGCACCGACTGCCACAAGCCCACGAATCACAAATTCGGCCACTTGGGTTCCGAACAGGTACGGAGTTCCTGCAAAACGTGCCATGCTGAAATCGTCAAGGCCGTTGAAGCGTCCCCTCACGGGAAGGTGGACTGTGCCGCCTGTCATGTCACCGTGGTCGGCGCCTACCAGTACACCTTCTGGGGACCAGGCGTCACCTTCGGAACCGAAACCCCGTACGGCAAGCACAAGGAGTATTACGGCACCCGTGACCTCCCCACCATCATCAAGAACGCCGACGGGCGCTGGATCGGCGTCAAACCTTACCCCATGGCGGTTATGAACCAGACCATGGAACTCGCGCCGACGGGGCTTTTGTTCCGCGAGATCCCGAAACGGCAGATACCCGGGAATACGGCCATCGGCGAGCCATCCTCTTTCGAGGCGGTGCGCGGCGCGCGCGATGTGAACGATGCCTACATCGGTGTCGGAACGCGCGGCGGTCTCCCGTCAGGCAACAAGGCGATACTTTGGGTACAGATGGACAAGATGAGCCATGCCCTGGGCAAAGCGCGCGGTTGCGGGACGTGTCATGACTCCGCGGTGCAGGTGGGTAAATCGGCCTGGAACTACTTCGAGAAGACCGACGTTAAGAAGGCTTTCAAGGGAAGCTATACGGTGCTTGCCGACAAGGATGGGCTGAGGTTCACCGATCAGACCTGGGAAAAACCGGAACCGGCGGGGAACCGGAAGCTGGAAGATTTCGCCCCCTTCACCCTGCTCCCCATGAATGCCTGGGACGTGAAGGGGATCGACTTCTCGCTTCCCTACGACAAAAAGCAGACCGACGCCGCGCGTAAGGAACTCGACGCTTTCCTGGCGCAGATCGCCAACCGCAAGGATGCTGAGGGAGCCCGGCTGCGGGCCGTCGCCTACCACAACCTTGATCTCGCTAAGTCGTTACTGAAGCAGCGATAG